GGCCGCTGGGCGCGAAGCGTGCCGCCTGCGTCCGCAATGGATTCTGGCGGGCAGCGGGCTCACCGCGCCGCTCGCGCTGGGAGCAGCGCGGAGTTGTGGCGCGCGCGCGGCGGTCTATGTGCATGGACTGGACGTCTCCGTGCCGCACTCGATCTATCGCACCCTGTGGTTGCCGGCACTGCGCCGTGCCGATCGGATTATTGCCAACAGCACCGCAACCGCCCAACTGGCGGAATCGGTTGGTGTACCGCCCGAGCGGATCACCATCGTTCATCCCGGTGTGAGCGTGCCGACATTCGACCCCGATGCAAGGGCACGTTTCCGGCAACGTTGGGGGCTGCCGCCGGATGCCCCCGTGCTCCTTTCGGTCGGACGGCTCACCGCGCGCAAGGGGGTGCGCGAATTTGTGCGCGAGGTGCTGCCGCGGATCGTGCAGGTACGTCCCGACGCGCTGTTGCTCATCGTGGGCGATGTCCCCAAGCAGGCACTCTATGCTGAGGCGCAGACCCCGCAGAGTATCCTAGCCGTTGCCGAAGCGATCGGTTTAGCCAACCACGTACGCTGGCTGGGTAGCCTTTTTGGAGAAGCGCTCACCGACGCCTACTTCGGCGCCGACGTGCATGTGTTTCCGGTCCGCAACCTGCCAAACGACCCCGAAGGGTTTGGTATGGTCGCAGTAGAGGCGGCCGCTCATGGGCTGCCCACTGTCGCCTACGCGACGGGAGGGGTCACCGACGCGGTGGCCGATGGCATCTCTGGGCATCTGGTGGCACCTGGAGATCAGGAGGGGTTTGTGGCTGCCGTGCTGCGTCTCCTCGCGCAGCCTGCAGACCCCACGCGCTGCCGCGAATTCGCCCAACGATTTGCCTGGACGCGTTTCGGGGAACAAATTCGAAGCGTACTTCAGAGTTGAGCGATGGCACACGATCTGGCCGTATGGTTTCCGGCAATCCGGGCTGGTAGTGGCGCCGACATTTTTACCGAACGGCTGTGCGCTGCGCTGAATGCGCGCGGCATCCGCGCTGAGATCACCTGGTTGCCGCTGCGCGCCGAATACGCCCCGTGGAGCGTATCGGTGCCAAAACCGCCGGAGTGGGCAACGGTGGCACACGTCAACTCCTGGCTGCCGCAGCGTTTTTGGCCGCGCGCTCTGCCAGTGGTGTGTACGCTGCATTCGTGCGTCCATGACCCGGCGCTCGACCCCTTCAAACGCCCTGTGCAGCGGCTTTATCATCGATGGTGGGTCCATGGCATCGAACGCGCAGCGCTGATACGCGCTCAACGCGTGGTCGCAGTCAGCCACTATACAGCGAAGGCAGCATCTGCCGCCTTTGGAATCGAAGAAATCTCGGTCATCCCGAACGGGATCGATACGAATTTTTTTACCCCGATCGCGCGCACACAACCTTACCACCCCTTTCGTCTCCTCTATGTCGGTAATTGGAGTGCGCTTAAGGGGGTTGATCTGCTCGCCCCTATCATGACCGCCTTGGGCGCCGGCTTCGAGCTTTATTACACCACCGACCGAGCGGGCCGTCACAAGCGCTACGCGTTGCCGGGCAACTGCCACTCGCTGGGGCGGCTCGACGCCAAGAGCCTACGCCAAAGCTATCAGCAAGCCGACGCGCTGCTCTTTCCCAGTCGGCTGGAAGGACTGCCGCTCACCGTTATCGAAGCGATGGCTTGCGGCCTGCCGGTGATTGCCGCGCGCTCCTCCTCCCTGCCTGAAGTGGTCGAGGATGGTGTCACGGGACTCCTCTGCCCGGTGGATGCGGTAGACGCCTTCGTCTCGGCAGCGCAGCGCTTGGCGAATGACCCGGCGCTTTGGCAGTCGATGCGCGAGGCGGCGCGGGCGCGCGCCACCGCGTGCTTCGACGAGCAAGTGCTCTTAGCGCGGTACCTGGAGCGCTATCGACGGGTACTAGGCTAGCTCTACGCCAGCGGTTCCAGCCAACGATAGGGCGCCGATCATTTTGACCCCAACGGGGTTGAGTCCCCGGCGGATCATGAGTTTGATTGTGTCCCCGGCCACATACGCGCTCAAGCGGTCGTTGATGCGCCGTCCGGCCAGGATGACCTCGGGGTGATAGCCAACTTCCTGCGCCTTGTGGGTGAGGTAGTAGGGGTCGACGCCGATGCAGTGGCCGCCGACGAGGCCGGGGCGGAAAGGCAGGAAGTTCCACTTGGTGCCCGCGGCTTCCAGCACCTCCAGCGTATCGATGCCCAGCTTGCCAAAGAGGATCGCCAGCTCGTTCATCAGCGCGATGTTGAGGTCGCGCTGGGTGTTTTCGATGACTTTGGCAGCCTCCGCGACTTTGATGGAACTGGCCTTGTGGGTGCCGGCGGTGATGATACTGGCGTAGAGGGCATCGACAGCGTCGGCCACCTCGGGGGTAGAGCCGCTGGTAACTTTTTTGATCGTGGTGAGCCGATGCGCTTTGTCGCCGGGGTTGATCCGCTCGGGGCTGTAGCCGCAGTAGTCGCCCCTGATTTATTCATAAATCATTGATTTTTCATTTATTTGGCCGACTTTTGAAGTACAATATCTCCCAGAGACCGTTGCACAACCCCGCCGAGCGGGAGCTTCCTCTCGTTTCCGTCGCTCGTTTGCCTCTTTTTTGAGCAGCCTGCGGGCCGTTTTTCCCTCTTTCGCCCGCCTCGGGCGGGGCTTTGGCGGGCTTTTCGCCCGCCTTTGGCCTCACGCGTGCGCACTTGCCCCCTGTGTCTGCAGCCGCATGAGTTTGCGGTGGGCCTTGAGCAGGTTGAAAAGACCGTTGCACAACCCCGCTCAGCGAGAGCTTCCTCTCGTTTCCGTCGCTTGGATGCCTCTTTTTTGAGCAGCCTGCGGGCCATTTCTCCCTTTTTCGCCCGCCTCGGGCGGGCTTTGGCGGGCTTTTCACCCGCTTCTGCCCTCACGCGGGCGCACTGCCCCCATGAGCCTGCAGTCGCATGAGTTTGCGGTGGGCCTTGAGCAGGTTGAAGCCGATGGCCGCCCAGCACATTTGCGCCTGCACCTTCGCCCGCCCGAAGTACCGGGCACGATCCAGATGGAAGCGCCGCTTCATCGTCCCGAAGCTCTGCTCGACCTTGAAGCGCAAGCCGCCGATCAAGCGGTTGAGCGCCTTGAACACCGGATCGAGGGGATGTCCTCGCGTGGCCTTGTGCTGGATGAAGTCGGTGATACCGCGCTCACGCAGATACTGTCGGTTGGCAGCGCTGGCATAACCCTTGTCTGCCAGGAGTCCGTCGGGCGTGGCGCCGGTGGCGGCGATGTGGGCTTCGATGACAGCGGGCAGTTTGTTGACTTCGGCCTCGTTGGCCGGGTGGACTTCGACGTGCTGCACATAGCCGTCTTCGGTGTCCGTGGTGGCGTAGCCGCGATAGCCGTGGTAAGACTGTTTGCCTTTCTTGACCCAGCGCGCATCCGCATCGGCGCTGGTGGTCATGTGGGGCTCCTCTTCACTGACGTCGATGGTCACGCGCGGACGTGCCGCGCTCTCGATAATGGTGGCGTCCACGATCGCCCCTGTGCTGCCCTGGACTTTGACGCCGATGGCTTCGAGCTGGCGGTTGATACACCCAAGCAGCCGCTGATCGAGCTTGGCTTGTACCAGCCGGTTGCGAAAGCGACAGATGGTGCTGGCATCAGGCATCTCCCCAGCCGAGGGGTCAAAGCCACAGAAGACCATGAAGTCGATGCGCACCTTGAGCGCCCGCTCCAGTTCCGCATCCGACAGTCCATGCCACTGGCCCAGCAGCATCAGCTTGAACATCGCCAGCGGCGCGTACGGCTCGGGGCCGCCGCCGCGGGTGAGCTCACGCCGGTACAGGCCCTTGAGCTGCGCACCGATGGCTTGCCAGTCGATGAGCTGGTGCAGCTTGTAGGTCGGCGTGTCTTCGATCAGGGGCCGTGCGCCCAGCAGGCAGAAGCTCTCGCTGGTCATGGTCTTGCGGCAGCGGCTGTTGCGTTACCCGTATTGGACATCACCCAGGTCACGCACAGCATTGAGGGATGCACCAGTTATGCAATGGTCTCTAGAGGTTTGTTCGCCAAGATGATGTAACTAAGAGGCATGAGACGACTATTGGGCATGAGTCTCGCCAGTAACCAGCCAGCGATATTGAGTAGCGGTATGGCGCTGATGAGCAAGGGGGCAAGCAACAGGCTGAGGCGCTTGTTTCTCAGAGCATCCAGTACGGCCTTGGCCAAGGCGATAGCACCCAGTGCAGCGGCCGTTTCAATCGGGGCCCCATGGTACCCGATTTGCTGGCATGTCAATCCGTGAGCCTGAATGAGTTCGTTCAGGCCATGCTCTGTCCAACGCTGAAAATCAAAGGGTTCGTCATGGAGCGGATAAAGAAACGGTACCTGGATAATAAGGGTGCCACCGGGCTTGAGTACGCGTGTCGCCTCTGCAACCGCTTTTGCAGGTTGAGGTATATGCTCTAGAACATCCAACATGACAATAGCGTCCATGCAGGCATCTTTTAAAGGTAGACGCTGACCGTCCGCGAAAAGATCCGGCTTACCCTGATAGCCCAACGCTACGGTGCCAGGATAGTCAAGGCCTAGGTAATGGCAGCGGTGGTTCAGTTTGCTTTCCACCCAGCGGTCGCCACAACCAATATCGAGAACGCTCCCGCTTAATTTCTGCAACATCCCTGCTACCGTCATATGCCCGTTCAGAAACACGAGCCATTGCGGATGAATTGGGGTCTTGCGCAAGCCGTGCAGACGCTTTTTTAGAAATTTTCCTAATGAAATTTGGGCAAAGACCATCCGTTACTCCCGCTCCCGGAAGCAAAAATGCAGGGCGTCAAGACTCAAGACTGAAATCCGAGGCTTTTGAATTTTTATCATCCCATGGGCATTGGCAAAATACATCAACCTTACGGAGCGAAGATGCTTGCCATCCGCAACACCATGAGTCGCGCGCGAACCACCTAGCGCTCATATCCGCCCATCAACACTGTTAACAGGCAACACCCCCTTGACATCGTAAATCACCCCATTCGGCTTGAGCCAACTTCGGACACCTTCTGCGCCCAGCATCTGAAATTGATGGTGGGCCACTGCCAATATCGCCGCATCGAAGCTTCCTTTGGGTGGCTCTTTCATGAGCTCAATCGCATATTCCCGCCGGGCCTCTTCCGAATCAACCCACGGGTCATAGACGGCGCATTCCACGCGATAGTCGCGCAGCGTCGCCAAAATATCAACCACGCGGGTGTTGCGCAGATCGGGACAATTCTCTTTGAACGCAAGCCCCATCACCAAAACTCTGGCTCCAATGGGACTGATCCCACGGCGAACCATCAGCTTGAGGGTCTGTTCCGCGACGTATTGCCCCATGCGGTCGTTAATGCGCCGGCCAGCCAGGATGACTTCCGGGTGGTAGCCGACTTCCTGCGCCTTGTGGGTGAGGTAGTAGGGATCGACCCCGATGCAGTGGCCGCCGACGAGGCCGGGGCGGAAAGGCAGGAAGTTCCACTTGGTGCCCGCGGCTTCCAGCACCTCCAGCGTATCGATGCCCAGCTTGCCAAAGAGGATCGCCAGCTCGTTCATCAGCGCGATGTTGAGGTCGCGCTGGGTGTTTTCGATGACTTTGGCAGCCTCCGCGACTTTGATGGAACTGGCCTTGTGGGTGCCGGCGGTGATGATACTGGCGTAGAGGGCATCGACAGCGTCGGCCACCTCGGGGGTAGAGCCGCTGGTAACTTTTTTGATCGTGGTGAGCCGATGCGCTTTGTCGCCGGGGTTGATCCGCTCGGGGCTGTAGCCACAGTAGAAATCGCGGTTGAAGACGAGTCTGCTTTCCCGCTCGAGGATCGGCACGCACACCTCTTCGGTGGCTCCGGGGTAAACGGTCGACTCGTAGATCACCACGTCACCCGCCTTGAGCGCCCGCCCCACCGTCTCGCTTGCTCTGATGAGCGGGGTGAAGTCGGGGCGATTAACGCGATCCACGGGCGTCGGCACGGTGACGATGAAGACGCGACAGTCGCGCAACTCCGCCGGGTCACTGCTGTAGCGCAAATGCACAGCAGCCACCAAATCCTCTGGCTCGACCTCGCGGGTGCTGTCGCGACCAGCCTGGAGTTCGGCAATGCGCTCGGGCTTGATGTCAAAGCCGACAACGGGGTAGCGCTTACCAAACTCAACAGCCAGCGGCAGGCCGACATAACCGAGACCTATGACAGCAATACGTCGCCCGAGAAGGTTCATGGTTCTGCTTCGAATTGGGTATACGGTATGCGATGCGTCTATTTCCCACTGATCTTGCCCCCGTATTCCCGGACCCGTC
This region of Tepidimonas taiwanensis genomic DNA includes:
- a CDS encoding glycosyltransferase family 4 protein; translated protein: MERLNCHLADELAKGFALSVVAPVGASRYAPAGTKVREVALAPLWRFLSGASLAAGREACRLRPQWILAGSGLTAPLALGAARSCGARAAVYVHGLDVSVPHSIYRTLWLPALRRADRIIANSTATAQLAESVGVPPERITIVHPGVSVPTFDPDARARFRQRWGLPPDAPVLLSVGRLTARKGVREFVREVLPRIVQVRPDALLLIVGDVPKQALYAEAQTPQSILAVAEAIGLANHVRWLGSLFGEALTDAYFGADVHVFPVRNLPNDPEGFGMVAVEAAAHGLPTVAYATGGVTDAVADGISGHLVAPGDQEGFVAAVLRLLAQPADPTRCREFAQRFAWTRFGEQIRSVLQS
- a CDS encoding glycosyltransferase family 4 protein — translated: MAHDLAVWFPAIRAGSGADIFTERLCAALNARGIRAEITWLPLRAEYAPWSVSVPKPPEWATVAHVNSWLPQRFWPRALPVVCTLHSCVHDPALDPFKRPVQRLYHRWWVHGIERAALIRAQRVVAVSHYTAKAASAAFGIEEISVIPNGIDTNFFTPIARTQPYHPFRLLYVGNWSALKGVDLLAPIMTALGAGFELYYTTDRAGRHKRYALPGNCHSLGRLDAKSLRQSYQQADALLFPSRLEGLPLTVIEAMACGLPVIAARSSSLPEVVEDGVTGLLCPVDAVDAFVSAAQRLANDPALWQSMREAARARATACFDEQVLLARYLERYRRVLG
- a CDS encoding IS5 family transposase, with protein sequence MTSESFCLLGARPLIEDTPTYKLHQLIDWQAIGAQLKGLYRRELTRGGGPEPYAPLAMFKLMLLGQWHGLSDAELERALKVRIDFMVFCGFDPSAGEMPDASTICRFRNRLVQAKLDQRLLGCINRQLEAIGVKVQGSTGAIVDATIIESAARPRVTIDVSEEEPHMTTSADADARWVKKGKQSYHGYRGYATTDTEDGYVQHVEVHPANEAEVNKLPAVIEAHIAATGATPDGLLADKGYASAANRQYLRERGITDFIQHKATRGHPLDPVFKALNRLIGGLRFKVEQSFGTMKRRFHLDRARYFGRAKVQAQMCWAAIGFNLLKAHRKLMRLQAHGGSAPA
- a CDS encoding class I SAM-dependent methyltransferase, with the protein product MVFAQISLGKFLKKRLHGLRKTPIHPQWLVFLNGHMTVAGMLQKLSGSVLDIGCGDRWVESKLNHRCHYLGLDYPGTVALGYQGKPDLFADGQRLPLKDACMDAIVMLDVLEHIPQPAKAVAEATRVLKPGGTLIIQVPFLYPLHDEPFDFQRWTEHGLNELIQAHGLTCQQIGYHGAPIETAAALGAIALAKAVLDALRNKRLSLLLAPLLISAIPLLNIAGWLLARLMPNSRLMPLSYIILANKPLETIA
- the tviB gene encoding Vi polysaccharide biosynthesis UDP-N-acetylglucosamine C-6 dehydrogenase TviB codes for the protein MNLLGRRIAVIGLGYVGLPLAVEFGKRYPVVGFDIKPERIAELQAGRDSTREVEPEDLVAAVHLRYSSDPAELRDCRVFIVTVPTPVDRVNRPDFTPLIRASETVGRALKAGDVVIYESTVYPGATEEVCVPILERESRLVFNRDFYCGYSPERINPGDKAHRLTTIKKVTSGSTPEVADAVDALYASIITAGTHKASSIKVAEAAKVIENTQRDLNIALMNELAILFGKLGIDTLEVLEAAGTKWNFLPFRPGLVGGHCIGVDPYYLTHKAQEVGYHPEVILAGRRINDRMGQYVAEQTLKLMVRRGISPIGARVLVMGLAFKENCPDLRNTRVVDILATLRDYRVECAVYDPWVDSEEARREYAIELMKEPPKGSFDAAILAVAHHQFQMLGAEGVRSWLKPNGVIYDVKGVLPVNSVDGRI